In the Kitasatospora terrestris genome, one interval contains:
- a CDS encoding metal-dependent hydrolase, with protein sequence MMGHSHAVSGAMLYAASAPFLPPLLGIHLQPADILMGTVLCAGAALLPDLDHHDGTIANFLGPVSKVICQFVAWVSGGHRKATHSLLFVALTGVGSWAGITFIGRGFTLGLTFFLLAMAIKALRLHPPGDGPTAWVTVMGMSVLGTAGMNNWMPSAPGWLPYAVALGSLAHLLGDCITKQGAPLLWPHKERYEIVLIKRTGNNVETKILVPVMTIATFVLLWFTAVSPTVLV encoded by the coding sequence ATGATGGGTCACTCGCACGCGGTCAGCGGCGCGATGCTGTACGCGGCCTCGGCGCCGTTCCTGCCCCCGCTGCTGGGCATCCACCTGCAGCCGGCCGACATCCTGATGGGCACCGTGCTGTGCGCCGGCGCGGCCCTGCTGCCGGACCTGGACCACCACGACGGCACCATCGCCAACTTCCTCGGCCCGGTCTCCAAGGTGATCTGCCAGTTCGTCGCCTGGGTCTCCGGCGGGCACCGCAAGGCCACCCACTCGCTGCTGTTCGTCGCGCTGACGGGCGTCGGCAGCTGGGCCGGGATCACCTTCATCGGCCGCGGCTTCACCCTCGGCCTGACCTTCTTCCTGCTGGCCATGGCGATCAAGGCGCTGCGCCTGCACCCGCCGGGCGACGGGCCGACCGCCTGGGTGACCGTGATGGGCATGTCCGTGCTCGGCACCGCGGGCATGAACAACTGGATGCCCAGCGCCCCGGGCTGGCTGCCGTACGCGGTCGCTCTGGGCTCGCTGGCGCACCTGCTCGGCGACTGCATCACCAAGCAGGGCGCACCGCTGCTGTGGCCGCACAAGGAGCGCTACGAGATCGTGCTGATCAAGCGCACCGGCAACAACGTCGAGACCAAGATCCTGGTCCCGGTGATGACGATCGCGACCTTCGTGCTGCTCTGGTTCACCGCGGTCTCGCCGACCGTGCTGGTCTGA
- a CDS encoding DUF4389 domain-containing protein: MPMPAAEPEFLPALDIPEPGSQRRWTVLLRMLLLLPQYIVLWVLSVIAFVVAVIGWFGALFTGRLPDFAAGFLRGYLEYDTRVYAYLMLTVDRYPPFSFEEPGHPVRVEVRPGPLNRLAVFFRLVLAVPAAIVQSVLSAGWWAVCFISWLVVLILGRMPRPLFEATAAVLRYRMRFQAYFLMLSSAYPKRIFGDPEKEQPFTSATRPLVMSSSGKALLVVFIVLGVAATVASSVTGSIDHDDDYDDNPTVRVTGPLVPGR, encoded by the coding sequence ATGCCGATGCCGGCAGCCGAGCCGGAGTTCCTCCCCGCGCTGGACATCCCCGAGCCGGGGAGTCAGCGCCGCTGGACCGTCCTGCTGCGGATGCTGCTGCTCCTCCCCCAGTACATCGTGCTCTGGGTGCTGTCGGTGATCGCCTTCGTGGTGGCGGTGATCGGCTGGTTCGGCGCCCTGTTCACCGGGCGGCTGCCCGACTTCGCGGCCGGCTTCCTGCGCGGGTACCTGGAGTACGACACGCGCGTGTACGCCTACCTGATGCTCACCGTCGACCGGTACCCGCCGTTCAGCTTCGAGGAGCCCGGCCACCCCGTCCGGGTGGAGGTGCGGCCCGGGCCGCTGAACCGGCTCGCGGTGTTCTTCCGCCTGGTGCTGGCCGTCCCCGCGGCGATCGTCCAGAGCGTGCTGAGCGCCGGCTGGTGGGCGGTGTGCTTCATCAGCTGGCTGGTCGTGCTGATCCTCGGCCGGATGCCGCGGCCGCTGTTCGAGGCGACCGCCGCGGTGCTGCGCTACCGGATGCGGTTCCAGGCGTACTTCCTGATGCTCAGCTCCGCGTACCCCAAGCGGATCTTCGGCGACCCGGAGAAGGAGCAGCCGTTCACCTCCGCCACCCGGCCGCTGGTGATGAGCAGCAGCGGCAAGGCTCTGCTGGTGGTGTTCATCGTGCTCGGGGTCGCCGCGACGGTCGCGTCCTCGGTGACCGGGTCGATCGACCACGACGACGACTACGACGACAACCCGACGGTCCGCG
- a CDS encoding alpha/beta hydrolase gives MSLDQKPVEQQPGTSAGTSVEPVAAAPVPAWSVRSPGPWTHRDVAANGARFHIAEVGDGPLVLLVHGWPQYWWAWRHQLTALAEAGYRAVAVDLRGMGGSDRTPRGYDPGNLALDITGVIRSLGERRAHLVGHATGGTLAWVAAVMRPSVIQSLTVVSAAHPRHLRKALLTDRRQMAAFDHVLGFQRPWIPERRLVADDGALVGEYLRAWTGPNALEPDAVTAYRKAIQVPSTAHCSIEPYRWLLRSMARPDGIQFARRMKRPITAPTLHLQGAADPVLLSHTALGADEYVQAPYRWRLMPGVGHFPHEETPDQVTAELLDWIGSHKG, from the coding sequence ATGTCGTTGGACCAGAAGCCCGTGGAGCAACAGCCCGGAACGTCGGCGGGCACCTCGGTGGAGCCGGTTGCGGCGGCCCCCGTGCCGGCCTGGAGCGTCCGCTCCCCCGGCCCGTGGACCCACCGGGACGTGGCCGCCAACGGCGCCCGGTTCCACATCGCCGAGGTCGGCGACGGGCCGCTGGTGCTGCTGGTGCACGGCTGGCCGCAGTACTGGTGGGCCTGGCGGCACCAGCTCACCGCGCTGGCCGAGGCCGGCTACCGGGCGGTGGCGGTGGACCTGCGCGGGATGGGCGGCAGCGACCGCACCCCGCGCGGCTACGACCCCGGCAACCTGGCGCTGGACATCACCGGGGTGATCCGTTCGCTCGGTGAGCGGCGGGCGCACCTGGTCGGCCACGCCACCGGTGGCACGCTCGCCTGGGTCGCGGCGGTGATGCGCCCCTCGGTGATCCAGAGCCTGACCGTGGTCTCCGCCGCGCACCCGCGGCACCTGCGCAAGGCGCTGCTGACCGACCGGCGGCAGATGGCCGCCTTCGACCACGTGCTGGGCTTCCAGCGGCCGTGGATCCCGGAGCGCCGGCTGGTCGCGGACGACGGCGCGCTGGTCGGCGAGTACCTGCGGGCCTGGACCGGCCCGAACGCGCTGGAGCCGGACGCGGTCACCGCGTACCGGAAGGCGATCCAGGTGCCGAGCACCGCGCACTGCTCGATCGAGCCGTACCGCTGGCTGCTGCGCTCGATGGCGCGGCCCGACGGCATCCAGTTCGCCCGGCGGATGAAGCGGCCGATCACCGCGCCGACCCTGCACCTGCAGGGGGCGGCGGACCCGGTGCTGCTCTCGCACACCGCGCTGGGCGCGGACGAGTACGTGCAGGCGCCGTACCGGTGGCGGCTGATGCCCGGGGTGGGGCACTTCCCGCACGAGGAGACGCCGGATCAGGTCACCGCGGAGCTGCTGGACTGGATCGGCAGCCACAAGGGCTGA
- a CDS encoding phage holin family protein, whose amino-acid sequence MAAGAADPSRSGRPPHEGERSIGELFAAASADLSALVHDEIALAKAEIRADVKRGVSGGVSLTVAGVVALASIPMLSFAAAYGLQALGLTLGWSFLIVGGAYLLLAALLGLLSLRSFKKIQKPERTIAGAQATAEVLKNARPRPATKEEIDRALGRIP is encoded by the coding sequence ATGGCCGCAGGAGCCGCCGACCCGTCCCGCAGTGGACGCCCCCCGCACGAGGGGGAGCGCTCGATCGGGGAGCTGTTCGCCGCGGCCAGCGCCGACCTGTCGGCATTGGTGCACGACGAGATCGCGCTCGCCAAGGCGGAGATCCGGGCCGATGTGAAGCGCGGCGTCTCCGGTGGCGTCTCGCTCACCGTCGCGGGTGTGGTGGCGCTGGCGTCGATCCCGATGCTGAGCTTCGCCGCCGCGTACGGCCTGCAGGCGCTCGGGCTGACCCTGGGCTGGTCGTTCCTGATCGTGGGCGGCGCGTACCTGCTGCTGGCCGCGCTGCTGGGCCTGCTGTCGCTGCGCTCGTTCAAGAAGATCCAGAAGCCGGAGCGCACCATCGCCGGTGCCCAGGCCACCGCCGAGGTGCTGAAGAACGCCAGGCCGCGGCCGGCCACCAAGGAGGAGATCGACCGGGCGCTGGGCCGGATCCCGTAG
- a CDS encoding MarP family serine protease: MNVLDLLLIAAALGFAVSGYRQGFVVGVLSVIGFLGGGLIAVQLLPLLLRHIGPGSTTASVVAVVVVIVLAAIGQAITTHFGWKLRGRIGRGRVKTLDAIGGSLVNVVSMLLVAWLIGSALAGTSLPTVSKQVRTSAILGGVQGTLPADAPNWFSDFSKELARNGFPQVFNPFEHEPITEVAAPDPALANSPGVQRARQSLVKVVGTATACGKTLEGSGFVFAPHRVMTNAHVVGGVDEPTVQIGGAGQLYDATVVRYDWQRDIAVLDVPKLNAPPLTFAGDARTNDSAIVAGFPENGAFNVQPARIRGRIQANGPDIYHRGQVVRDVYSVRSLVRQGNSGGPLLTPDGQVYGVVFAKSLDSSDTGYVLTSAEVREDVAQGATATSPVDTEGCAL; encoded by the coding sequence GTGAACGTCCTGGATCTGCTGCTGATCGCCGCCGCGCTGGGCTTCGCCGTCTCCGGCTACCGGCAGGGCTTCGTGGTCGGCGTGCTGTCCGTGATCGGCTTCCTCGGCGGCGGCCTGATCGCGGTGCAACTGCTGCCCCTGCTGCTGCGGCACATCGGGCCGGGTTCCACGACGGCCTCGGTGGTCGCGGTGGTGGTGGTGATCGTGCTGGCGGCCATCGGGCAGGCGATCACCACGCACTTCGGCTGGAAGCTGCGCGGCCGGATCGGCCGCGGCCGGGTGAAGACCCTGGACGCGATCGGCGGCTCGCTGGTCAACGTCGTCTCGATGCTGCTGGTGGCCTGGCTGATCGGTTCGGCGCTGGCGGGCACCTCGCTGCCGACCGTCTCCAAGCAGGTCCGCACCTCGGCGATCCTCGGCGGGGTCCAGGGGACGCTGCCCGCGGACGCGCCGAACTGGTTCTCCGACTTCTCCAAGGAGCTGGCCCGCAACGGCTTCCCGCAGGTGTTCAACCCGTTCGAGCACGAGCCGATCACCGAGGTCGCGGCCCCGGACCCGGCGCTGGCCAACAGCCCGGGGGTGCAGCGCGCCCGGCAGAGCCTGGTCAAGGTGGTCGGCACCGCCACCGCCTGCGGCAAGACCCTGGAGGGCAGCGGCTTCGTGTTCGCCCCGCACCGGGTGATGACCAACGCCCACGTGGTCGGGGGCGTCGACGAGCCGACCGTGCAGATCGGCGGCGCCGGGCAGCTGTACGACGCCACCGTGGTCCGCTACGACTGGCAGCGCGACATCGCCGTGCTGGACGTCCCCAAGCTCAACGCCCCGCCGCTGACCTTCGCCGGCGACGCCCGCACCAACGACAGCGCGATCGTGGCCGGGTTCCCGGAGAACGGCGCCTTCAACGTCCAGCCCGCCCGCATCCGCGGCCGGATCCAGGCCAACGGCCCGGACATCTACCACCGCGGCCAGGTGGTCCGCGACGTCTACTCGGTCCGTTCGCTGGTCCGCCAGGGCAACAGCGGCGGCCCGCTGCTCACCCCGGACGGCCAGGTGTACGGGGTGGTCTTCGCCAAGTCCCTGGACAGCTCCGACACCGGCTACGTGCTGACCTCGGCCGAGGTCCGCGAGGACGTCGCCCAGGGAGCCACCGCGACCTCCCCGGTCGACACCGAGGGCTGCGCGCTCTGA